Proteins encoded in a region of the Zea mays cultivar B73 chromosome 2, Zm-B73-REFERENCE-NAM-5.0, whole genome shotgun sequence genome:
- the LOC103646167 gene encoding uncharacterized protein — MAAASPPHQNNQLLPAQGLKMIVYERNVVREIRVLDAKIGKLELQLNDEMEKISSCSGLLKEIIAKPQGSTCSWLRAELDRARAKRERAYHKFQRQEMQIQGGDEDGGAPNPRDASN, encoded by the exons ATGGCCGCCGCCTCTCCACCCCACCAGAACAACCAGCTTCTCCCTGCTCAGGGACTGAAGATGATCGTGTACGAGCGCAACGTCGTACGTGAA ATTAGGGTTCTAGACGCGAAGATCGGTAAACTCGAGCTGCAGCTCAACGACGAGATGGAGAAGATCTCCTCCTGCTCGGGCTTGCTGAAGGAGATCATAGCCAAgccacaaggctcgacttgttcttGGCTGCGGGCAGAGCTGGACAGGGCCCGCGCCAAACGGGAGAGGGCATACCACAAGTTCCAGCGCCAGGAGATGCAGATCCAGGGGGGCGACGAGGATGGCGGCGCCCCTAATCCTCGTGACGCCAGCAACTAG